One Xyrauchen texanus isolate HMW12.3.18 chromosome 34, RBS_HiC_50CHRs, whole genome shotgun sequence genomic window carries:
- the LOC127628192 gene encoding nucleoporin p54-like: MAFNFGGASGSGSLSGTGFGATTAPSTGFGSSTTGAFGGFGSTATPANAGTTFSFSTPSNTGGGFFGNAQNKGFGFSSGLGSNTTAGTGLGSSLGGTGMNFGGFGGIQPTQNQQGGLFNQQGSQSSQLINTANALSAPSVLGDERDSILAKWNQLQAFWGTGKGYFNSSTPPVEFSLENPFCRFKAVGYSCVPVVRDEDGLVALALNKKEVDVRSQQQQLVESLHKVLGGNQTLTVNVEGVRALPDDQTEVIVYLVERSPNGTSKRVPASTLYNFMEQMNVKSQLQQLSVFMTVSRTALTQTQLKQLLHNPPAGVDPIIWEQAKVDNPDPDKLIPVPMVGFKELLRRLKVQDQMNKQHQTRVDIISNDISVLQRNQDTTAAKITQYKRKLMEQSHRVLQVLIKQEVQRKSGYAVQLDEEHLRVQLETIQSELNAPTQFKGRLNELMSQIRMQNHFGAVRSEERYRVDADLLREIKQHLKQQQEGLSHLIGVIKDDLDDIKMIEDGLQDSTHTHTRSSKHS; the protein is encoded by the exons ATGGCTTTCAACTTTGGCGGCGCGTCTGGCAGCGGGA GTCTTTCTGGCACTGGGTTTGGAGCAACAACAGCACCATCCACAGGATTTGGATCAAGTACCActg gtgCATTTGGCGGTTTTGGCTCCACAGCAACTCCTGCCAATGCTGGAACCACCTTCAGCTTCTCCACACCATCAAACACAG GCGGCGGCTTCTTCGGAAACGCTCAGAATAAAGGCTTTGGCTTCTCGTCTGGTCTGGGTTCCAACACCACGGCAGGAACCGGTTTAGGCAGCAGTCTGGGAGGAACTGGAATGAACTTTGGAGGGTTTGGTGGAATCCAGCCGACACAGAACCAACAGG GTGGCCTGTTTAACCAGCAGGGCTCTCAGTCCAGTCAGCTGATCAACACGGCGAACGCACTGTCGGCTCCATCTGTGCTGGGCGACGAGCGCGACTCTATTCTGGCCAAGTGGAATCAGCTGCAGGCATTCTGGGGGACGGGGAAAGGATATTTCAACAGCAGCACACCTCCAGTGGAGTTCAGTCTGGAGAACCCCTTCTGCCGCTTCAAg gcGGTGGGCTACAGCTGTGTGCCCGTAGTGAGGGATGAGGACGGGTTAGTGGCTTTGGCTCTCAATAAGAAGGAAGTTGACGTTCGTTCTCAACAGCAGCAGCTCGTCGAGTCTTTACATAAAGTCCTTGGAGGAAATCAAACGCTCACTGTAAATGTGGAGGGCGTGCGAGCGTTACCAGATGACCA gacgGAGGTGATTGTATATCTGGTTGAACGGTCTCCTAACGGCACATCCAAGCGTGTTCCCGCGTCCACTCTCTATAATTTCATGGAGCAGATGAACGTTAAATCTCAACTCCAGCAGCTCAGCGTCTTCATGACTGTCAGTAGAACcgcactgacacaaacacaactcAAACAACTGCTACACAACCCACCCGCAG gtgtggaCCCCATCATCTGGGAACAGGCCAAAGTGGACAATCCCGACCCAGACAA GTTGATTCCGGTGCCGATGGTGGGATTTAAAGAGTTACTGCGACGACTGAAGGTTCAAGACCAGATGAACAAACAACACCAGACCAGAGTCGAT ATTATCTCGAATGACATCAGCGTGCTGCAGAGGAATCAGGACACGACAGCCGCTAAAATCACACAGTACAAACGCAAACTCATGGAGCAGTCGCACAGAGTCCTGCAG gtgttgATTAAACAGGAAGTTCAGAGGAAGAGTGGTTACGCTGTTCAGTTGGATGAGGAACATCTGCGAGTTCAGCTGGAAACCATCCAATCAGAGCTCAACGCTCCCACACAGTTCAAG gGTCGTCTGAATGAATTGATGTCTCAGATTCGGATGCAGAATCATTTTGGAGCCGTTCGTTCAGAAGAGCGTTACCGTGTCGACGCTGATCTGCTGCGAGAAATCAAACAG catctgAAGCAGCAGCAGGAGGGTTTGAGTCACCTGATCGGCGTCATTAAAGACGATCTGGATGATATCAAGATGATTGAAGATGGATTACaagacagtacacacacacacacacgcagcagcAAACACAGCTGA